TCCATCGTTGCTTTATAATGTATTAATGGAAAAAGTTTCGTCGAGGAATTGGTATAATAGAATTGACGAGGTTGTTGTTTTAGGTGCTTTACCATTTCGAAGTATGACCAAACAGGTATGTAATTGTGCGTTGTAAATTCATTTCTGTatacgaattatttaaattaataataacgaaTAAGTAAGGAAATAGTCAGTACAAAcacattattttctatttataataaatgtttATGTGTTTATGTatctaaatattaaattatcctcgggcaaaaaatataataatataaaatatgattTACATTAGTACCATTGAATcaaagaattaaatattacaaatacaaaagtttaaaataattctttattGTATTAAAGATAATGTTTATTAAAAACAAGTAATATTGCTTGTACTGATTATTTTCATACTTAATTTAGTCTTTCAACTAACAAGCATCAActttagttttatttttaataataataatttataagtacattattgtATTGCATGTACTTTATGATTTACATTTGACAAAGAATAATAAAGATATACAAAGTGAAATATACATTAATTAACAAggaaataaattgtttaaaatttcagctAATAGTTGAAGAAAATATTAAGGCTGTTATTTCAATGAATGAAGATTATGAATTACAATTATTCTCAAATACTGAAAAggtataaaataatgaaattattaagtACATAATTTtcagtgaaatatatttttactttctaaaaaacaatacaaataactgacttaatacattttttaggaatggcAGATgaataatgtacaatttttgcaattatctacaacagatatttttcaggCACCTTCAcaagaaaaattacaatgtggtgtaaattttattaataagttTTGTAATACACCAACTACATTAAATAATTCTGATATTCCTGATAAAAATGACTTGTATGGTGGAAGTGTGTATGTCCACTGCAAAGCAGGAAGAACTCGTAGTGCAACATTAGTTGGGTGTTATTTAATGATGGTTAGATAATGGAGTTTATAATCTATATAGATTATATTTCTTAAGAATAAcatttcttaaaaataatatattttatagaaaaacCAATGGGTTCCTGAGGAGGCAGTAGCATATATGAAAAAGAAGAGACCTCATATATTATTACACACATCACAGTGGGATGCACTAAGACTTTTTTACAAGAATAatgtggaaaataaaaaattatagaattatttaaatatgtatttaactACTATAATTACATCGTAATTATATCATTATTTTGTAACACTACCTAATAACTTACATTTCAAAAAATTATTACTTATAAATTGTATTCAGTATgtattgaaaaatgaaactatGAAGTAAGAAACTTAATTAAAAGATACTgttgcaaaatttatttttaaatttacaaatatttaccaCTTAATGCAATATAGAATTTAGaagttccttatatccaaagaTGCAAAAGCTTTAGCTGTGTTCATTACCTTGTGTGTTAAACATTCAAAGGAGGCGTACTAGCAACTAGAAATGAATCAGAATCATTAATTGGACCATATTCTGGACAAAAAGCATCAAGAACTACTTTCATCCACACTTGTGCATTAAATGTATCAGACgcaattttctataataaacaatgacttgaaaaatataaaatttcagtgcttttattttaattactttttacagaaattaaaaaaaattatttgaaaatctaTTTTTTCTACACCTGAAGTACAGAACATAGTGCTTCCACTATTCTGTTGTAATGTAAAATAGTTAATATTGGTACATCCAGGTATAGAAATACTACTACTTGAGGTGATGAATACTTGGGACATTGATATCCACAATGAATAATGAAGTCTTTTGTTGATGTAGTCAATCTTTTACGTCCTGTTTAAATGAGACCCTTAAAAATTACATGTATGTGTACATAAATATAtgaatcaatttttatattattaattacattataaACTACTAATTATTTAGATATATTGAAAAAACctatctatttttatttaaaaaaagcgattttaattataatattaaggCATGATTTTCCTACAATAtggtacaatatttataaacaaagccacaataaatattaaacttaATTTGATTTATTGTATTGTATAACTTATTAAACATTCTTAAAATTTGCTGGACAAAAATTGACATATACTTTTTTGTATTTAtatgtaaaagtacacatatataGACTAGAAAAAGtatgtgaaataaaaatataagtgtacaaaatattttttatgcttTCTATCACTATGAAGTATTTTTTGAGAAACTATTAGATATAATGACAACATTTTTGTTTAGTATTTTAAGATTTTATGcaagatatttttaatattaatatattaaaaattgattcaataaaaatatatatggtttgaaaaaagaaatttgtaaaacaaATGAAAGTTTGTCTTTATAAACTCGTCACGAAATATTAAGGAAACGATTTAGTTTTCAAATAGCTCAATTTTGTTCTCCTCAAAGCATcataaaaagataaaaatatctTAATTAACTATTTGTaagatataataatttaatttttatacttgcTATGTAATAATCTAATTTTCTAAAcatatttattacttttatctGATACTAGTAACAATTATAAaacataaatttcttttttacaacTGATTAAATTGATTCCGTTTTAAGTTTACATATCAATTTAGAATCAGCAACATACAAAAAagaatttgtaaattataatttctaatatttgTATAATCATAATACTTACttaatttttcgttttcgaacTGCTGCATATTTCTTTAAAACTGTTAATTTCGTTAAacacttttttttaataatatacggTATTAACATTTCCGTATCATCATTTGTTATTTTATCCTCAATATCTTTACTGAGTGATGTGAACGTTTTATATGAAACTTCGTTAGTTTTTAATTTGTGTTCCAGATTCAGTATTTCATTTTCTACATTTTCACCTTTCAATTTAGCAAATCTAGCACGTGGTCCTACGGTGGCTTTAATAGTCAATTTTCCTGTCTTTGTTGAAGAgtaaaatagaaaacaaaaGTCTTCCAATATTCCTGTTTTAGGTACATGTGTACCACAACATGCTTctctaaacaaaatttataatatcatCAGTTGTCAAAAACAGAAATacatacaaagaaaaaaaatctttattgtgaaaaattatttcttcaaaACCACCTACTTTGATTTTAATATACGAGTATCAATCGTCACAAGGTGAATTCCTGTGTAAGGGAAAACTTCTTTTGGTATTGATGTTATAAAACAATCCTCttctaataattctgatgaatttaTAGTTCTTATTTTAACAGGAACATCAGCATTTATAAGACTATTTAAGCAATTTTCAATCCTTTCTAGCTGTTCAAAAGTGAGTTCATTTCCAAAACAGTTGAACTGAAGTCTTAAAATATCTGAATAAATTAAAGTAGAACGTAGATGAGCTATTTGCATTGCTTGCTGTATAGATGCATTTAACAAATGTGCTGCAGTATGATGTCGCATTACTCCTGTTCGAAATTCAGGATTAATAGAAACAACACAACTATCTCCAACTTTCAATGTTTCACCTAAAAATCTAaatgataaatatatacatttttgtttatcattaaatttgttataattattttaaaacttaaaATGAATATATACTTTGAATTGTTCTGTGCAAATTTTCCAAAGTGAATAACATAATcattaattttgtttacattatttatattaaaaatgagATCTGTTGTACAAATAACTCCAGTATCTGGTGATTGGCCACTCTTCCATGAATGACATAATGTTTTATCTAATATAATTCCAATTTCAACTTCTTCATCTGAATTTCTATTAGAATTAACTATTTCATTCTCTctgtttaatattaaattacctAAAATAAAAtaggaatatatttttcatcaatCAACATTTAATtagtaaatatatacatattacatgtaatgtattaccatttataattaaacctataattttactttcaattttagGAAACTGGAAATTATTTCCATCgaaagtatatttatatttaaaaatgtcgtCAGTTTTGGGTATACGATTTTTTTCAAGTATTTCTACTACTTTTTTTATAACTATTTCACTATCTTTCATTAGACCAATTCTTGATCGATATTTAATGTTCTCTAATTTATCTTGAAAAGCTTTTTCATCAAAATATAAAGATTCAATTTCTGCAAGTTTAATTATTGTTTCCACAGTTAAACCATATGTATCATATAACTTAAAAGCAACATACCCAGATAGTATTTTAGTTTCTTTCCTGTAATattaacaacaaattttcctgTAATATCAACAAAATTCTCCAAAGATATGTATTTTCTAATTACACataaaaacatacacatacatatatatataatatatatatgtatacatatacaatatTTGTTGCTCATACTTACGAATCTTTAAGATTAGATTGTAAGTAGTTATAGCCCTCAAATAAATTAGGAGTCATCCAATTAGTAATTGTTACCAATTCAGGACGTATTTTAAGTATTTGTTTCCACTTTTTGTCAGAAGCAATTCGTAAGCTCTTAAATAAATCTTCTTCAAATTCTATAATTTTTTGCACCTAATTACAATTGTattatgaaattaattataaaatctcTTATGTGCACATTTTATATTACCTTTTTGAGATTATTCTGTAATTCTGGATAAACATCACCCAAATTGTCTGCTACAGCATTTGAAAGTTCCAAAAGCATTCCTTcctttttaaatgttttttcacTTACAGCAATTGCCTTTCTTATTATTCTTCTAAGCTTATTACTGAAAATGTTgtttattgtaataatttatgaGAGTAGGTATATTGAATAAGTAAAACAACCTACTGGTCCTCTGGCATCATTCCATCAGCTAGTGCTACAGTGATCATTCTACTATGATCTGCTAATATTCTATATCCACTATCAAGACTACTCTCATCATTATAAAATTGCCCTTTATATTCTGGTGTATTTGCAAATTTCTGAATAGCTTTAAAAAGTGGCTGAAAAATATCTGTAtcataatttgattttttttcttgtaACAGTGCAACTAATCTTTCAAATCCCATGCCAGTATCTACATAATGTTTTGATAATGGTACTATGGTACCATCTGATAacctaatataaaatatatggtaattaatatttaaaattacaaaattaaagtttttctacatgataaaaatatttgtatgttatttattatttactgcATACCGTTCATACTGAATAAAAACTATGTTCCATAACTCTGTAAGATCTGCATAACCCTTGTTAATTCGTGTGGATTGATTTATTATTTGTTTTGTATGATCTACATGTATCTCTGTACAAGGACCACATGGTCCTGAAATACCCATTTCCCAAAAATTATCTTCCAACCCAAATGGTACAATTTTATCTTTTGAAATACCAATGCTTAACCAAATATCTTTGCATTCTAAATCTGGTTCTAATCCTAATTGTTCATTTCCAGCGAAGTATGTTACATATAAAAAATCTTCCTTAATACCATAATGTTTAGTTAATAAATTCCAAGCATAACGACAAGCTTCTTcctaaaatatttattgccttatatttataaagattacatttgaaagtaaaatgaataaaaatagttaCAATGTTTTAAAAAACTTAAATACCTTAAAATAATCTCCAAAAGACCAATTTCCCAACATTTCAAAGAATGTATGATGATACACATCATTTCCAACTATATTTAGATCATTATGTTTTCCACTAATTCTGATACATTTTTGTGAATTCACAGCTTTTGTTACAGGTGGATCATAATAATCTAAGAATATTCCTTTaaactaaaaaaattaatatttgtatatatatatattttttaatatgatTGAAGCATAGAATAAGTACAATAAATAGTGTATAAAgtaaaattgaattaacaatGTCATGTGAGATTTATTAATTtagtttttttataaaaataaataatgaaaaataaaactttgttCGTTACAGatatttcataaaattataaaatccaAGCATACTTGGTTCATGCCGGCATTAACAAATGCGACTGTTGGATCGTGAAGGGGCCTAACAGGACTTGATCGTATAAAAGTATGACCCAAATCTTTTTCgaaataatccaaaaattcatttctaatTAATTTTGCACTTTTTTTTACCGCATTAGAGGTACTATATCGTCGTATTAAAAACCAAAAATTCATTGCTTTAATCGAATAGAAAtacatcaatatttatttataaatattcatactttaaaaaaaagtaaatttctcAATGCGTTGTTCCATACTTTTATTGATATTAAATAAAACAGTTTTAAGTTTACTAAATACTCGTTTGATACAATAATTTAAACTAATTTTTTAAGTCATTTATAGGTTAAATTTTAACCAATCTAATATCTCTTGCACAAAAAAGCATAAAAGTTTTTAAAGATTTTCATGTACTGTATGATTTCTGTATAAtggtattttaataaatatatattaagcACTTAATATATAGAATGCTATTAATCGGGCACACGAGCATTGAAACGATGTGTGTGCGACTTGTgatgaccatcacaattttcgttgtAGAAATACATTGTCATACAATAGAATCCACACATTTCAAACGTGCGTCGCTTTCAATGTACGACCATGGTGTGTTCATTTTTCATTGATGTTCTGTACAAGAACACACGTTACGATATGTCGACATACGCTTTACATTGTATACCACTAAATAGGGTAGTTACCTGAGCCTGCCGTCAGTCATTCGTTGCGTGATAATTGTGCTGCGTATATAATAGATATTTGCTATAAAtgcttttatatttttgttatttgctCGTTATTAGCAAAATAATGTCAAATAACACTAATACAGAATTTTTAATTAGCGAAATACGTTTCTAATATGTGTACATATGTAAATACATGTATGAGAACGTTATCGTAACACACCCATCatattttctacgtttcctttcaACATTTGTATGCCCCTTGCCTAGGATTACCGGAAAAAATCCCGGGACCAATATAGTTCATTTACTAAGACAAAAGACTCCTGTAATTAAACCACATAATTGGCGACAGGATCGAAACTGTGAGATGCAATAGCCAAATAGATTAGAGCAAGAAGAAAAGAGGTTTTATGAGTGGTAATACTCGATTATTCtgttaattataaattgtaaaatttgtagaaaagattgaaaagaagagaaagtgttcatttttgtttttcaaaaagtatagttttaatatttaacccaaattaattattcaaaaatgcgaaaaatgttgttagTAAATCTTTGTAATGATTTtaacatttgtaattattttttaatgccTCTGTGATCGGGTTTTTAACCGTCCGTGGAATATTTTCATGTTTTTCATACACTATGAGTCGTACCTATGATACACATATAAGGAGAATTCATTAAGTACAGATATGGATATAGAGGCGGGAAAACTCCCGATTGGTAAAATATAATCACCAATATCATTCTACCAATCGGTAGTCTTCCTGCTTTTGTGTCACATGTCTAGTAACAAATTTGTGTCACCAGTGACACTCGCCCTTGCAAAGAATATTCGACACtcaatgattaaaaaaaattttaaactttgcACAAATATAGTTTAAGTGATATTAATGAATCCATTTTGATATTGTCAAGGGGAAGAAAATACCATCTTAAAGAAAATATAAGTTTatatattattgtaaatatctTAATAATATGTAAACTTATATGTTCTTTAAGAGAGTGTTTTCATCTCTAGAATAACTtccttgataaaaaaaaaaaatggagaagaaaGAATTTCTTTCTTGGCAAATGATTCTGGTCATTTAAGGGGAAAGTTATCATGCTTCGTTTATCCTTTCGTCTTCATAATTCGCTCTCACGTGCGTTGTACGACATCAATGCACAGAAGCATTATACGTTGAGCGTACCACGGAGTGACCAACTTgccaaaatatataaattatagaagTGAGGTGTCATGAATTGCTTTGAGATAACATGTTCTGACAATAGATCATAATATATAAAGTACAAAGTAGGTTATTACTTTACAGATTaaactattattaaatatattctatTGTTTTCAGAAGTAATTTTGATACATGTAACTTACAGATGACTGCTGGCATAAGTcgcaatgaaataattttatgttATGGAACAGGTAATTTCGTGTGGGTATTCTACTACCATCGTTAATTTCGTTTACATTACTGGGAATTCATAAGTATCAGAAAAGTTAACGCAATTGAAgaactttataaaatattaaaaatgcacAATTTATATTGTCGTTTTGCATATACTACATATATTTTATTGTctgttatattttaatttatactaCGTGGTCttaaatttcaaagtatttTATTGTATGCTGCATATTCTAGTGTATTTTCCATATTcagatatattaaatattaaacatatgtaacatttttgtatatgttatttaattaaaatattaaaatagttacatatatcgaaattgattctaaaaatataataagttacatttaataaataatagtttattaaataatattttacgcaTAATGATCTATTGTTAGAACATTGTTATTTCATAGTGATTCGTGTGATATATCGCTTATaggttaaatatttcgaaaggtTTAAGTCGTTCCATGACGCAATGAACGGTATAATGTTTCTGCGCATTTAGTTGCGCAGCGCGCGCGAGAAAAGCTTATGACGAAAAAGGGTAACCCGAACATAGTGACTTTTTCCTCAATTGGTCAGGACTTATTTGATCTCATGTATCTATTCTCTTTTTTATACTATCTTTAAGATCCATTTTTACGTGACACAAAGTCACGACTTTTAATTTTGTGATATTCTTTTTCACGATATTTCTCGtcgtaaaaatgtaaatatcgcGTTGTTGTAACGTTTTGATCACAGATGTCACGTTAAAAGTTGCGACTTCGTGTCATATGAAAACGAACCTTTGTGGTCATAAGAACTAGGCATAAAAATCTGCCATAATGTTTTGTCACGATTGCGCACAGAGTACGTTCGCGGCCGTGCGGGAGTCCACATGAGCCTGTTGCCAGTTATTGATCCTGACACGGTTAAACAACACTGCATTGCCGTTAACTACGAAAATAATTCTAGTCACGAAGCGTTTGCAAAAACGCGCCGACAAACTATCACGGTAACGTGTGCGTTTTTACTTCTACAAAGTACTGCAATATCAGAATGTGCTGTGTCTCTTCGACGTCATCTTAATTCTGTCAAAATGTAGAAGAGGTCCTGTAAGACTGAAATATCGATAAGTGACATTTGTCATTGATACGCAAAGATGTCATCGGTAGTTTTCCGCGAAAAAAGGAACACGTAATTAGACCGTGGCATAATTTTTTgctattacaaaatttatatgtACCTTTGTCAATTGAGTTCTTTAAAAACTTAGTATCTTGACTCCGAACTTTAGGAAGACTTGAATTTGTGTCGCTGCTGCACATGTGATCCTTTAGGTGTTATCTTCGGTCCGTAATGAAGAAGTTTACAATTAAAGGTGTGCTCGACGGGTTCCGATCATCGGTACCTCAGCCCGTCAAACCTGATCAGgaaatcgtcgaaaatttaCGGCCGGAACACTTTCAAGTAAAGAAGGTCAGTGATAATAAGTTCCTATCCACTCGTTTTAAATTACATGTGCCAATTTGTAACAATATAAAAAACGTATGTACACAGCAGAATTCTTTTCTAAGTTTATAGTTTCAACTTATAAGTGGAACGACTTAATTAAACTGCATTAGTACTATATTGTGAACTGCTTTATGATTAGACTTttataattatctttttatgaaaataatatgtAAGTAGAGTTGCTAATGTTGTCATTAATTCATGATACTATAATGTTAGTATTGCCTTTAGAAACATGTACACATAATCAATATGTTATAGCAAACTACcattaaaattgttatttttcattttaaagttGCTAGATGAACAGTAAATTTAACTTATCAGTAAATAATATTTGACATTATGTCTTATTACTGGATATAATTTCTATTTGTAGTTTCTATATTTGCATCTTTATTTTATTAGATTGAAAGTACAATAAACAGTAATAAgtttaaaaatatgttaataGGCATAAAATCTTAATAAGCATAATATTCATTTaactaattttcaaattaaaaaataatttttttgcaaattgtaaattgaaaaaaaaatgatttggcATAATGtaatattgttaaaatataaattatatatttactttatataaaagctttcttatttataatttttacaatacaaataacagaaaaaaatttataataaagttATATTATAATGGCAAATTATGTACAACTGGTTTCTAGCGtagaaaagaaatatatctcatattttatcaatttaatttttcatatgtTAAACTCATGATATGTGTGAATATTGTGTAATATGATACTAACATAACTTTATtcttaatttataaattataaatatttttaataatatgttATATCATATAATTGTAGTAGGAGACAATTACGCGAGACTAAGAGGTTATTTAGCAGTGTAAAGTATCTTCGTTGACATTGTTGCTACTATTATAATCTCATGAATccaagaatataaaaaatataaatcaattCATAAATATAAGCTAAGgaaggaattattatttttgattaaagaattttaagaaaataattgtGAAATATGGGACATTTATTTTTAGTTATTGTTAAGtggttcaatatttttaaaatagtttACATACAAGCTATATAATTTATTCTAAAATCTGGTTCAGTCAATAAAGTATTGTCAAAAAAAGActttatttaacaatatttaggcaagttcaaatattttattgaatttttaaagataATAACTGTAAAACAGTTGAGTAAGTATGTGATGAAACTGAAGTTAAAATTAGTATTAAAATAAGTGTCCAAGTAGTATGAATAAGATAAAACAAACTTAATTTGATAGGCTACTGAGCTTGAAAAAGTTACTTATTGCTAAACataataaaaacatttatttgaaatttgttaaaGCTAAGTAAGTTATCGGACCTTGGTAGGCTGGTCAAAAGTCATTTTTACAGATGAGTTTGAGTTTAATAAATGAAGTTTCACTGGAAAAACTTATACTCGATAGTATCTTAAAAAATAACTTTCTTCAAAATATGTAAATTCAATTATGAAAAGTTGAAATGGATCTACAAATGTTTGTTTGTAATGATACTATAAAGTGTTGATCCTATTGATGGAATTATggattaatatttatatgtatgtaaaatgaaatttgGCTTCATTTATAAGTAATAAAATACCAGAGATTTGATATTTTATCCAAATTTGCAATGATATTCAACGTGTTTGGTTTacaagataaaataatttttaagcaAGCAAGGTATAAGGATTCCCAAAATGGTTTCTATTCAGACAAATTAAtatggagaaattttttaagtgtagtaaattcaaattttaacaaataaCGAAAGATAGGCTAATATTCTGGTCAAGTGCTATTATTGTTTAATTGATTCTGCGTCAATTGTCCGTGTCCTAGATCTTTGTATAGGAGTTGGTTGTTAGAAATAGTTTTTTCTATCTTtggttatattatttattttaaatgtaatctgaattaataatattaatttaatttgatTTTCACCCTTGGATTGCAAACTGCGTACGGGATACTTGCATGTACGACGGCACAAATTTTATCTAGAATAAAATTACTTGTTAGAAATtgctaaaatatatttaataattgtttgccGCTACAATCGTTCGCTGTTTGAAACGCTCGCTATTTTTCGTTTGACTCTCTAATCTTCGTAGGTCGTTTCACTCTTTTCCAATGGCTTGGTCCATCTAAACAATTCCTTCCAGATGACTCTCTTTAAGTGTTGTCACACTATAACTTTCCTTCATCCAAAAGGAGGTCTGCCACGAAGATATGCCATTCCTGTAGTACTGTGCCCCAGAGCAAGGGATTACCCAAATCTATTTACATCTGTTTGCATTtcaaaaaaaagtaaatacatCACATTTGTATTAAACAATAACTTAAAAGCTCACTTACGATCGAAGATTACGGGTTTATCCACTGGTTTAATCGATTATCTTTTTTATGAAAAAGATTCGCAAGAAAGACAGTTGACCAAAATCGCTGGTAAACTAGCACTAAACTTCTATTCATCAAGTTTaaggttttaaaattattaagtagAACGGTATtcttttatatctttgtttaatttttagaatttctttcattttaaggGTTTTTTCGTAATATACGATATGAGGATGTGTTGGTATGTATGTTAAGGCTGTAATTTAGTATAGACACGGAAAGTGTAGGTcatgtttaaaattttatggAATAAAAACTATTTatgataaaaattttaagtatttctaatgtatgaatttttcaatcgagtgATTGGAGGTGCAAATGATGAATGCTTGGGATAGTGCCATATAGGATCGAGAGGGTATTTATGTATGGTTATCAGTTGCGAGAGAAGTGGGAAAG
The Ptiloglossa arizonensis isolate GNS036 chromosome 3, iyPtiAriz1_principal, whole genome shotgun sequence genome window above contains:
- the LOC143143971 gene encoding phosphatidylglycerophosphatase and protein-tyrosine phosphatase 1-like isoform X3, coding for MSIKVIKRFKMTNPGGNVISKFRDTFQIVNKDLLKWFPGHMNKGLKQMQQQLKGVDCVIEVHDARLPISGHYADFKKMFARLTFYPSLLYNVLMEKVSSRNWYNRIDEVVVLGALPFRSMTKQLIVEENIKAVISMNEDYELQLFSNTEKAPSQEKLQCGVNFINKFCNTPTTLNNSDIPDKNDLYGGSVYVHCKAGRTRSATLVGCYLMMKNQWVPEEAVAYMKKKRPHILLHTSQWDALRLFYKNNVENKKL
- the LOC143143971 gene encoding phosphatidylglycerophosphatase and protein-tyrosine phosphatase 1-like isoform X4, with product MSIKVIKRFKMTNPGEKMFARLTFYPSLLYNVLMEKVSSRNWYNRIDEVVVLGALPFRSMTKQLIVEENIKAVISMNEDYELQLFSNTEKEWQMNNVQFLQLSTTDIFQAPSQEKLQCGVNFINKFCNTPTTLNNSDIPDKNDLYGGSVYVHCKAGRTRSATLVGCYLMMKNQWVPEEAVAYMKKKRPHILLHTSQWDALRLFYKNNVENKKL
- the LOC143143971 gene encoding phosphatidylglycerophosphatase and protein-tyrosine phosphatase 1-like isoform X2; this encodes MSIKVIKRFKMTNPGGNVISKFRDTFQIVNKDLLKWFPGHMNKGLKQMQQQLKGVDCVIEVHDARLPISGHYADFKKMFARLTFYPSLLYNVLMEKVSSRNWYNRIDEVVVLGALPFRSMTKQLIVEENIKAVISMNEDYELQLFSNTEKEWQMNNVQFLQLSTTDIFQAPSQEKLQCGVNFINKFCNTPTTLNNSDIPDKNDLYGGSVYVHCKAGRTRSATLVGCYLMMKNQWVPEEAVAYMKKKRPHILLHTSQWDALRLFYKNNVENKKL